GTACAGAGAATCAGAATATTGGACTTCCAATACTAAACTCATTTTAGGAGGGAATCACCATTATTTACAGTGGTCTGAATCCGAAAAAATTGCGACTATTATTCGAGAATTGTCAGAATAAGATGGAAAGAAGGAGACTATAGGAGACAAGATGAACTACTTTAATGTTGGGAAAATCGTCAATACGCAGGGATTGCAAGGTGAGATGCGAGTCTTGTCTGTGACAGATTTTGCAGAAGAACGGTTTAAAAAAGGGGCTGAGCTGGCCTTGTTTGATGAAAAAAATCAGTTTGTTCAAACAGTGACCATTGCTAGCCACCGTAAACAGAAGAACTTTGACATTATTAAATTCAAAGATATGTACCATATCAATGCTATCGAAAAGTACAAGGGATACAGTCTCAAGGTTGCTGAGGAAGATTTGAATGACCTAGACGATGGTGAATTTTATTATCACGAGATTATCGGTTTGGAAGTCTATGAGGGTGATAACTTGATTGGAACCATCAAGGAAATCTTGCAACCAGGTGCTAACGATGTCTGGGTTGTCAAGCGAAAAGGTAAACGTGACTTGCTCTTGCCTTATATCCCACCAGTGGTTCTCAATGTTGATATTCCAAATAACCGCGTCGATGTGGAAATCTTAGAAGGGTTAGACGATGAAGATTGATATTTTAACCCTCTTTCCAGAGATGTTCTCTCCACTGGAGCACTCAATCGTCGGAAAGGCTCGAGAAAAAGGGCTCTTGGATATCCAGTATCATAATTTTCGAGAAAATGCTGAAAAGGCCCGCCATGTAGATGATGAGCCCTACGGAGGTGGTCAGGGGATGTTGCTCCGAGCTCAACCCATTTTCGATGCCTTTGATGCTATTGAAAAGAAAAATCCGCGCGTCATTCTCCTAGACCCAGCTGGCAAGCAGTTTGATCAGTCTTATGCTGAGGATTTGGCTCAAGAGGAAGAGCTAATCTTTATCTGTGGTCACTACGAGGGCTATGATGAGCGCATTAAGACCTTGGTGACAGATGAGATCTCCCTGGGCGACTATGTCTTGACTGGTGGAGAATTGGCGGCTATGACCATGATTGATGCTACGGTACGCCTGATTCCAGAAGTGATTGGCAAGGAGTCTAGCCACCAAGATGATAGTTTTTCTTCAGGCCTTCTTGAATATCCTCAGTACACGCGTCCCTATGATTATCGAGGAATGGTCGTGCCAGATGTATTGATGAGCGGGCACCATGAAAAGATTCGTCAGTGGCGATTGTATGAGAGTTTGAAGAAAACCTATGAACGCAGACCGGATTTGCTTGAACATTATCAACTGACAGCAGAAGAAGAAAAAATGCTGGCAGAAATCAAAGAAAACAAAGAATAAAGGAGAAACCTATGCAAGTAATCAAACGTGATGGAGAAATTGCTGAATTTAATCCAGATAAGATTTACCAAGCTATCTTAAAGGCAGCCCAGACTGTCTATGTATTGACAGATGATTTGCGTCAAAACCTTGCACAAGTCACTAAGAAAGTGGTTTTGGATTTGGAAGAAGCCAAGGTGGAACGTGCTACCATCAGCATGATTCAGTCTTTGGTTGAACATCGTTTACTGGGAGCAGGTTACATTACCATCGCAGAACACTACATTTCCTATCGTCTACAACGTGACTTGGAAAGAAGTGGTTATGGAGATCATATCGCGGTTCATTTACATTTTGAACAAGTTCGCTAAGAAAAAAGAGTGGGATGAAGCAACTACATCTCACTCTTTCTTAAATCTATTTTTTTGGGCTGTTTGGACGGTTGAAGGGACAAATCGTAGACGTTGAATATCGCTTATGCGAATAATACGGGTCACATTTTTAGCAAAATTTTTCACGATAATTTGCTGGCGCTGCTGATCGTATTTGATGATGTCACCTGTAAAACTTGTCTCAGACAAGATAAGGTGAACAGCAGTTTGTTTCTGGATAGCCTCTTCAATAGTAGCTGTAAGGGAGTTGCTTTCAGTCTGGTCAGGTTGGTCATGTCCATTTAAAAAGTCATGTATTTTATCTAGAACTTGCTGGAATTTATATCTCATAGTGGCCTCCCTTCTTTTATACCATATTATATAAAATTTTCCTAAAATCTACAAGATTTTACGAATAAACTAATGAAAGCTAAAAAAGGAGAAGAAAATGGCAGAATTTACATTTGAAATTGAAGAGCACCTGTTGACTCTTTCTGAAAACGAAAAAGGTTGGACCAAGGAGATCAACCGTGTAGCTTTAATGGTGCTCCTGCAAAGTTTGATATTCGTGCTTGGAGCCCAGATCATACTAAAATGGGCAAAGGGATTACTCTTTCCA
This portion of the Streptococcus mitis B6 genome encodes:
- the rimM gene encoding ribosome maturation factor RimM (Essential for efficient processing of 16S rRNA); its protein translation is MNYFNVGKIVNTQGLQGEMRVLSVTDFAEERFKKGAELALFDEKNQFVQTVTIASHRKQKNFDIIKFKDMYHINAIEKYKGYSLKVAEEDLNDLDDGEFYYHEIIGLEVYEGDNLIGTIKEILQPGANDVWVVKRKGKRDLLLPYIPPVVLNVDIPNNRVDVEILEGLDDED
- the trmD gene encoding tRNA (guanosine(37)-N1)-methyltransferase TrmD → MKIDILTLFPEMFSPLEHSIVGKAREKGLLDIQYHNFRENAEKARHVDDEPYGGGQGMLLRAQPIFDAFDAIEKKNPRVILLDPAGKQFDQSYAEDLAQEEELIFICGHYEGYDERIKTLVTDEISLGDYVLTGGELAAMTMIDATVRLIPEVIGKESSHQDDSFSSGLLEYPQYTRPYDYRGMVVPDVLMSGHHEKIRQWRLYESLKKTYERRPDLLEHYQLTAEEEKMLAEIKENKE
- a CDS encoding ATP cone domain-containing protein, translating into MQVIKRDGEIAEFNPDKIYQAILKAAQTVYVLTDDLRQNLAQVTKKVVLDLEEAKVERATISMIQSLVEHRLLGAGYITIAEHYISYRLQRDLERSGYGDHIAVHLHFEQVR